The genomic DNA ttagctgcaggaggagaatgtgtctctgagtgtgtatatatgtgtgtataatgtgtgtgtgtgtataatgtgtgtgtgtgtgtgtgtgtgtataatgtgtgtgtgtgtgtgtgtgtgtgtataatgtgtgtgtatataagtgtgtataatgtgtgtgtgtgtgtgtgtgtgtgtgtgtgtgtgtgtataatgtgtgtgtgtgtgtgtgtgtgtataatgtgtgtgtgtgtgtgtgtgtgtataatgtgtgtgtatataagtgtgtataatgtgtgtgtgtttctgtgtgtgtctgtgtgtgtgtgtgtgtgtgtgtgtgtgtgtgtgtgtgtttgtgtgtgtgtgtgtgtgtgtgtgtgtgtgtgtataatatgtgtgtgtgtgtgtgtgtgtgtgtgtgtgtgtgtatatatgtgtgtataatgtgtgtgtgtgtgtgtgtgtgtgtgtgtgtgtataatatgtgtgtgtgtgtgtataatgtgtgtgtgtatatatgtgtgtataatgtgtgtgtgtgtgtgtgtgtgtgtgtgtgtgtgtgtgtgttagctgcAGGAGGAGAACGTGTCTCTGAGGTCGTCCCTcgtggagcagcagcagaggtcaGTTTCATTCTTCTGGACGTTGACGCTGACTCAGCGTTTGTAACCAGGTTGTTAATAAAGTTAGCGTTGAATGCTCCGTCAGGGTGGAGGCGCTGTcggaggagctgcagcagaggaggcgccaggaggagaaggaggcgcAGCAGAGGAGGCgccaggaggagaaggaggcgcAGAAGAGGAGGCgccaggaggagaaggaggcgcAGGACCTGGAGAGCATGGTTCACTCTGTGGAGCAGAACCTGGGCCTGATGacggtcacacacacattatacacacacacacacacacactatactatatatacacactatacacacacacacactatactatatatatacacactatacacacacacacacacacactatactatatatatacacactatacacacacacacactgtactatatatatacacactatacacacacacacacacacacatacacacacacacactatactatatatatacacactacacacacacacacactatactatatatatacacactacacacacatatacacatacacacacacacacactatactatatatatacacactatacacacacacacactgtactatatatatacacactacacacacatatacacatacacacacacacacactatactatatatatacacactatacacacacacacacacacacatacacacacacacactatactatatatatacacactacacacacatatacacatacacacacacacacactatactatatatatacacatacacacacacacacactatactatatatatacacaatacacacacacacacacacacacacactatactatatatatacacaatacacacacacacacacacacacacacacacacacacatatacacacacacactatactatatatatacacaatacacacacacacacacatatacacacacacactatactatatatatacacactatacacacacacacacatatacacacacacacatatacacacacacatacacacacacacacacacactatactatatatatacacattatacacacatatacacacacacacacacacacatacacacacacacacacacacacatatacacacattattattattattatattaatgtgatattatatattatagtaatatgatatatgtatatatctgcTATCTTTAGAAGCGTGCGGTATGttagtattatatattatatattaatattaatatattaatattatatctGCTATGTTTAGAAGCGTGCGGTGCGAGCGGAGAGCAGCGTCTCCAAActgaaactggagctgcagaAACTGCAGGTGAGAATCCGACCAATCAGAAGCTCTGATCTGTAGACGGGGGGCGGGCCTCAGGTCTGATCACGTCATTGATTGGTTGTTTCAGGCTCAGGTGGACTCTCTGCAGAAGGAGAACGACAGTCTGAAGTCAGCTGATTCTCAGGTCGTCATGACGATGAGACAAAACGCTCAGATGGCCTCCGAGTACCTGACGAAGACGCTAACGCTAGCCCACTCCTCCATCCGGTCAGTGTTAGCAGTCGCCATGGTTACAGGCTGAGctagtgacatcacacatcctGCTGAGctagtgacatcacacatcctGCTGAGctagtgacatcacacatccaGCTGAGctagtgacatcacacatcctGCTGAGctagtgacatcacacatcctGCCGCTGAGctagtgacatcacacatccaGCTGAGctagtgacatcacacatcctGCAGAGctagtgacatcacacatcctGCTGaactagtgacatcacacatccaGCTGAGctagtgacatcacacatccaGCTGAGctagtgacatcacacatcctGCTGCTGAGctagtgacatcacacatccaGCTGAGctagtgacatcacacatccaGCTGAGctagtgacatcacacatcctGCTGCTGAGctagtgacatcacacatcctGCAGAGctagtgacatcacacatccaGCTGAGctagtgacatcacacatcctGCTGAGctagtgacatcacacatcctGCTGaactagtgacatcacacatcctGCTGaactagtgacatcacacatcctGCTGaactagtgacatcacacatcctGCAGAGctagtgacatcacacatcctGCTGAGctagtgacatcacacatcctGCTGAGctagtgacatcacacatcctGCTGaactagtgacatcacacatcctGCTTCTGAGctagtgacatcacacatcctGCTGAGctagtgacatcacacatcctGCTGAGctagtgacatcacacatcctGCTTCTGAGctagtgacatcacacatcctGCTGaactagtgacatcacacatcctGCTGaactagtgacatcacacatcctGCTGAGctagtgacatcacacatccaGCTGAGCTACTGACATCACACATCCAGCtgagctctgtctctctctctaacctgtctctctctttgacctgtctgtctctctctctctctctctgacctgtctgtctctctctctctctctctaacctgtctctctctctctctctctaacctgtctgtctctctctaacctgtctctctctctgacctgtctgtctctctctgacctgtctgtctctctctgacctgtctgtctctctctctctctctctaacctgtctctctctctctctctctgacctgtctctctctctaacctgtctgtctctctaacctgtctgtctctctctgacctgtctctctctctctttaacctgtctctctctctaacctgtctctctctctctctctctgacctgtctgtctctctctaacctgtctctctctctctaacctgtctctctctctctaacctgtctctctctctctaacctgtctgtctctcagccagCTGTTGGGTGAGACAGAAACTCTACATCTGGTGTCCCAGCTTCTTCTCTCCATTGATAAAATGTCCGAGCTGAACACGGAGCCCTGAACGCCTCGTCTGTGACGGACAGGAGGACGCGTCGTCGTGGAAACGGCCTACGAGGAGGTCACCTGacctctgatgacatcacaacaGCCTGAGTGGATTCCGGCTTCTGATTGGCCGGTTGGACTGAAGACAGATTTATCTTTGATGTTTTTTACTCTTTAATATCAGAAGTTTGATCTTTAAACTCGTTCGTTTCTAATAAATGAACTATCGATAActatctccatggcaacagaaaCAGGTTGTTGCCTTCTGATTGGCTCTTTACCGGTCAGCTGACATGAACTCACCTATCAGATcccaataatcaataatcacttCTAACAGAGTACACACAGAAACGCTCAGTCTGCCTCGCTGCAGtacagtgaggaggaggaggaagaggaggaggaggaggaggaggaggaggagtaggaggaggaggaggaggaggaggaagaggaagaggaagaggagagagatttttcaggattttaatttttttgaagatgaaaaataaaatgtttgaaaagtgATGAAGTTGCTTTAATCAATCTGATCAATTATTAATCAATGATGAAATGAGACAGTTTATTATAGTTATATAAGCTCAGAAGACCCTAATGCCCCAATGACCAGTAAGAAAAATGGTTTTCCATGTGTccccggagccaggcctggggggggctggggggtgagcgcctggtggccgggccttcacccacGGGGGCTGGCCGGGTTCAGCCCGAAGAGgcgacatgggaccccgctcccacagacccaccaccagtggggggccaaaggggtcgggtgcactgtgagctgggcggcagccgaaggcggggaccttggcggtccgaccctcggctgcagaagctagctcta from Scomber japonicus isolate fScoJap1 chromosome 9, fScoJap1.pri, whole genome shotgun sequence includes the following:
- the entr1 gene encoding endosome-associated-trafficking regulator 1 isoform X6 is translated as MAKQLIIADDEEVQSEEMNPFSFREFLRWKNQDQDQEETYRKVGSSLTFDPEHSSCFFPEPSLCQQEGEEAWGRSFLPGEEEETRFSSRPEDQLTEDQLTGDNYEGDDETSITEPISSRRRKSLLQQLQEENVSLRSSLVEQQQRVEALSEELQQRRRQEEKEAQQRRRQEEKEAQKRRRQEEKEAQDLESMVHSVEQNLGLMTKRAVRAESSVSKLKLELQKLQAQVDSLQKENDSLKSADSQVVMTMRQNAQMASEYLTKTLTLAHSSIRQLLGETETLHLVSQLLLSIDKMSELNTEP
- the entr1 gene encoding endosome-associated-trafficking regulator 1 isoform X4 encodes the protein MAKQLIIADDEEVQSEEMNPFSFREFLRWKNQDQDQDQDQDQDQDQDQDQEEDQDQNQDQEETYRKVGSSLTFDPEHSSCFFPEPSLCQQEGEEAWGRSFLPGEEEETRFSSRPEDQLTEDQLTGDNYEGDDETSITEPISSRRRKSLLQQLQEENVSLRSSLVEQQQRVEALSEELQQRRRQEEKEAQQRRRQEEKEAQDLESMVHSVEQNLGLMTKRAVRAESSVSKLKLELQKLQAQVDSLQKENDSLKSADSQVVMTMRQNAQMASEYLTKTLTLAHSSIRQLLGETETLHLVSQLLLSIDKMSELNTEP
- the entr1 gene encoding endosome-associated-trafficking regulator 1 isoform X1, giving the protein MAKQLIIADDEEVQSEEMNPFSFREFLRWKNQDQDQDQDQDQDQDQDQDQEEDQDQNQDQEETYRKVGSSLTFDPEHSSCFFPEPSLCQQEGEEAWGRSFLPGEEEETRFSSRPEDQLTEDQLTGDNYEGDDETSITEPISSRRRKSLLQQLQEENVSLRSSLVEQQQRVEALSEELQQRRRQEEKEAQQRRRQEEKEAQKRRRQEEKEAQDLESMVHSVEQNLGLMTKRAVRAESSVSKLKLELQKLQAQVDSLQKENDSLKSADSQVVMTMRQNAQMASEYLTKTLTLAHSSIRQLLGETETLHLVSQLLLSIDKMSELNTEP
- the entr1 gene encoding endosome-associated-trafficking regulator 1 isoform X3; amino-acid sequence: MAKQLIIADDEEVQSEEMNPFSFREFLRWKNQDQDQDQDQDQDQDQDQDQEEDQDQNQDQEETYRKVGSSLTFDPEHSSCFFPEPSLCQQEGEEAWGRSFLPGEEEETRFSSRPEDQLTEDQLTGDNYEGDDETSITEPISSRRRKSLLQQEENVSLRSSLVEQQQRVEALSEELQQRRRQEEKEAQQRRRQEEKEAQKRRRQEEKEAQDLESMVHSVEQNLGLMTKRAVRAESSVSKLKLELQKLQAQVDSLQKENDSLKSADSQVVMTMRQNAQMASEYLTKTLTLAHSSIRQLLGETETLHLVSQLLLSIDKMSELNTEP
- the entr1 gene encoding endosome-associated-trafficking regulator 1 isoform X2; amino-acid sequence: MAKQLIIADDEEVQSEEMNPFSFREFLRWKNQDQDQDQDQDQDQDQDQDQEEDQDQNQDQEETYRKVGSSLTFDPEHSSCFFPEPSLCQEGEEAWGRSFLPGEEEETRFSSRPEDQLTEDQLTGDNYEGDDETSITEPISSRRRKSLLQQLQEENVSLRSSLVEQQQRVEALSEELQQRRRQEEKEAQQRRRQEEKEAQKRRRQEEKEAQDLESMVHSVEQNLGLMTKRAVRAESSVSKLKLELQKLQAQVDSLQKENDSLKSADSQVVMTMRQNAQMASEYLTKTLTLAHSSIRQLLGETETLHLVSQLLLSIDKMSELNTEP
- the entr1 gene encoding endosome-associated-trafficking regulator 1 isoform X5 encodes the protein MAKQLIIADDEEVQSEEMNPFSFREFLRWKNQDQDQDQDQDQDQDQDQDQEEDQDQNQDQEETYRKVGSSLTFDPEHSSCFFPEPSLCQQEGEEAWGRSFLPGEEEETRFSSRPEDQLTEDQLTGDNYEGDDETSITEPISSRRRKSLLQQLQEENVSLRSSLVEQQQRVEALSEELQQRRRQEEKEAQKRRRQEEKEAQDLESMVHSVEQNLGLMTKRAVRAESSVSKLKLELQKLQAQVDSLQKENDSLKSADSQVVMTMRQNAQMASEYLTKTLTLAHSSIRQLLGETETLHLVSQLLLSIDKMSELNTEP